Within Apostichopus japonicus isolate 1M-3 chromosome 23, ASM3797524v1, whole genome shotgun sequence, the genomic segment ggccttccgctatatatatatatatatatatatatatatatatatatatatatatatatatatatatatatatatatatatatatatattagtacaTGCCCTAGTGGTTGGgttgtccgcatataaagcggaaagcccgggttcgaatcccggtggaggctggaagttttttcactgttcttgattttccaactcattacgatttcgtCATAAGTTGTGGCATCGGAAccgcatgttatgaagctaattAGCTGGCAATCGTAtgtgatacgcgcttcctataaataattatgacactgctaatacactgcgaaaacgatatttgtttttaggccactgcacaccTGGCTGTcttaaaaattatgaaagtttatattgtccatcagttaagttcgtcaaatgtattattaaagtccagacattgaacaataaacaagaatcatcctactagaaaaattgtaaaagagcactatgtttgtctttctggaacataatatgtcaaagaacatgtaaaagaattcaaacaggaaacaaaatctgctgataatatatgatatcacataataaatgatgaaagtggcaaacattgcaccagatcgcatctaaggaccttcaaaaAATTACacgggacaccccctccccttacactcatcccccatatcaatcgcaaaatgtgcccccacccccttgcaaattcctggctacgtcgctgggaTAGACTGCATGCATGGGTTCTCATGTAGAGCCCATACGACAGTCTGGATCTTCCATTAGGACTGAGTCGTGACGACCAAACAGACACAACCCCTTGTAACTGATGCTTAGAATGCATAAACGCTATACCTTAGACTATGGAACTGATGGAACGATTTACGTCGGTAAAATATGAAGACTGATGATAAATTTTGCGACGTCTGGAAAAATCCCGCGACCCACTTCAATGTTTTCACTTGTTTACGGACCGTCGACGAAGAGCAATTTGAGGTGATAAgaacccacccctcccaccccaccctgaCCCCCGCTTTAGCGGCGGGGATTATAGTTCCTTCCTACAGTAACTCTAGTGGGGGATGAGGTTGCGGTGATTCGTTGGATGTTCTGAGTTTCACCTGCAGTATGTTTGTATCTTGCACTGGTTCTCCGATTGTAAACTTACGTCAACAGACGGCTTGCAGATTCGTGTACCACTCCATTGTTTTCTATTGTTAACTGAAACCGTAATACCGTCATACCGGAGATTGATTTTCCCTTTTTTGTTCGTTTTTGCTCTCTTTgcctaattttttattcaattgttTCCAGATCCCTGAGACCACCTCGTCAAATATGGATCTACTTTGGGAAAGAACCTCCATACAAAAGTAGCAACTGGAAACCACCCGACCCAACTCTCTTAACATTTAATTGGACTATGACGTATCAGCGAGATTCTGATATCGTATTTCCTTACGGAAAGTATTTGGATAGCGATCCAGAAATAGCGGATAATGACATCAGAAACTGGGCTGCTAACAAAACCAGACTTATAGTGTGGATGTCATCTAATTGCAAATTGACATTTTGGGACAGACAAAGCTTTGTTAAGAAACTTAAGAAACTGATAGCGGTCGATATGTATGGAGCATGTGGTACATTAACTTGCCCACGTGGCAAGGGATGTGACGTATTACTCAGTTCTTATAAGTTTTACCTTGCCTTAGAAAATAGCCAATGCAAAGATTATATTTCAGAAAAGTTTTGGTCGAATGCCTTTTCACATCAGTCTGTTCCAATAGTATACGGTACGTCCATAGAAAATTATAAAAGTGTAGCGCCTCCTCACTCTTTCATCCATCTAGACGAATTTTCAAGTATGGCGGCGCTAGTCAAGTATATCAAATACCTCGATAAGAACGATACGGCTTACAATGAGTACTTTGAATGGAAGAAACACGGATCAATCAAAACTTTTCGACTTAGAGAAGAATTGGGCACATATGATTGGTTGATGTGCGATATTCTTTATAAGCTCAGAGAATTTGATAGAGAAAACCCAGTAGAGAGTGAATGGAAACCGAATATGGTTGATATGAAACGTTGGTGGAAGCCgtcgtgtgcaaaacaggtttTTCCATTTTCACATTCTCCAAGGTCTTCATTATAGGCCCAAAAATGTTagatttataattgtttttaaagttaACAAAAGTACCCTCATCAACAGCAAGGAAAGGTGgtagagatgggggggggggtagggggtctaACGACTCAACTGTTACACTCTCATATTTGGTGGCTCAATTTCTTATAACAACTATTCTCTGTTTCCTGCTCACTTGTTATACATTAATCATAGTACAACCATACGTATCACTCAGTGTTGAGATAGATTTTGTATATGATGGTTTTCATATTATGCCCATGCGGGTAGGGACATTTCACAAATCTTGACCCTGCAGTTCCTCCTTTAAACTTGGTTTATATTTGAAGTGCCCTTTTCAGTGGATCTGCTGCAGTGGTGGTCTTCCTTTGTGATTAATCGGTCTAGCGCCACCACATTTGGTtcataattttaatttgtatgttaagttTTCATACGTGGTCGTaagttttccattttattgACTACAGAGGAGCAAATAGAACGGTTATAGCTATCAAGGCTAGGAAGACGGTTtacttgttgtttttcttttcaaatatcaTGTCATGTGATACCATATAGCCTAACACTTTGTTTGTTCTTGAACAACTTGGCATAACAGTCATGATTAAACCTATGGTAGCTATGAAGTTGATTTTCcgaaatatacatacatgcataattAGTTAGCATAAAAataattctcagttcttatatagcgcaacttacaataaagtctcgccgcgctgtacttaaccatggtcattggtaacttgtcacacctacacaccaaagtgtgcacaatttaaacaatctctcctggggcaccacagtgcaccacagccacgtgtcccctgggggacttcccatagggtgcagccacaaaccggggcacgcaactatatttacaagtcacctcgcaagtccccatttatacacctgggtgaagagaggcaatggagataaagtgccttgcccaaggacacaacgcaatgatctggccaagGCTCGAACCCATGTAATCCTAAGATCACAAGtacactgccttaaccacttgaccacaacgccctccggGTATGGTTCTATGGTGTCTTATGACGTAACACGGTGGCATAAAATGGCGCGCCGTACGAATCCCTTCACATTTCAAAAGAGTGGACAAGATACGCATTGCCCTTATAGACGTATAGAGTAACAGGGGAGTCAGAGATGGAAATGTCCCTTTCAATTTGAAAAagtgaggggggagggaggggaggggttctGCACACCCCCTCCAGCTGTCATACCAATAGAATTTCGACAAAAATCCCGAAATTTTAAAAAGATGTTCAAAATGTTGAGATCAGTCATTCGAAAATGTTAATCTGTAAAagtgaaaatttcaaaatatcccGTCTTGGCCATTGAAACATACACATTGTATTGCATTAATACAGTAAAGAAACTAAACTAAATGCAATAGTGTAGGGATATACCTAGACCAGGAAGCTGCTATGGACCTTCACCTATTCCGTATATTGTACAAATGTTAACGGGTAttttgttgccatggcaacatctTTAAAATCCCCTTCCAGTGATGGTTGGCTTTTTTTCCACGTGTATATTTATTGACCTTCCTATATTTAATTAAAGTATATTGTTCTTCCTTTGCAAGTTGTACGGATTCATATATTAACGAACAACATACTTTAAATACGGTTACCTTGGCAACGGGTAGACAATTTAGGTATGTAAATCTTTGGTGAATGAAGTGGTTGCTATTTATTTGCTTTAAGGGGAGCGGGGTGTCTCAAAATATTCTGGaaacaaacttttcatattttttttataatttggcAGATGCTCGCTCTCCTCACCTCAAAACCCTACATGTGTTTTTGTTCCGACCACACAAACTTTCTCCCGCCGAGAATTATTTACATACCGTAGGCCCACATAAGGTTTCAGCATATAAGCCCGTCTTACTTAGCTTGATTTATGTGGAAATATCCAATATCTTAAACTGTCTTACAAAGGAAACCCAAAGGAGATATTTTTTGCACTATATATACGTAcaggttagggtgtccgcatataaagcgggaggcccgggttcgaatccaggtggaggctggaagttttttcactgttctggattttacaactcattacgatttcaattatatatataaacataaatataaatatatatattatatgtttatatatatgtgtgtgtgtgtgtatgtatgtatgtatgtatgtatgtatgtatgtatgtatgtatgtatgtatgtatgtatgtatgtatttcactAGGACCACTTTTTGTATCTCTCATACATGCCCAATCGTCACAGATAACACACTTCTTCGTTGCATGTTTTGTAGGTAAACACTACGAAAAGCGTTTGACTTGACCTACAGTGTAAAATTGATAAGATTAGTTGCGAATAAATCCAATTTGATTTAGGACTGCGATACGTTTAAGTGAAATCCTAATTAAAAATAATGCGATTGAAATGTAAGGGATCAATAGCATGCAATTTATCAGCGTTATTCACTATGCAAGGCCAAATCACACTGAATTCGTTCCGATATAAGAATGGTGTTATATGCGGGGAAGACTATATACACTTTGGTATTATGTGAAAAGTTTTTTGTTTAATGAGGCTTGTTGTTCTCGAATTTCATTTCACGAAGTAATTTATTCTGGAGAACACAGTTAATGACTGATCGCAAATTACATCAAGATATAGTTAAAAAGGCGATTGGTCCTCTTGTAGAGTGACGTCAGACTTTGACACGGGtgcatattgttttatatactAATGATATGAATCAGTGAATCCAGTATCTCATTGAACTCGTGTTCCTAAATTTTCCTTATTCTGACCAATACATGTAATATTCAAATGAAACCGAAAACTCCTCAGTCTAAGTAAAACATGAACAGTGGCGTGATTacgaggagggggaggggagggggggggggtaacacgCCCCTCCCCTATCGTCAGTCGGGGAAGGGGGTTACATTAATTTGGGAAAGAATAACATCACTCCTCCGTGCACAGGACAACCTTTTAAAAAGGTTAATGATATAACCTCACTAGGTTCAAAGGTTATTTATATTCATCGCAAATAAACTGGAAAAAATGTTTCACAAAACTTTAACACAGCATGCACTCATATGAAAAACAGGTTAAGGCAACATGTCATTTTCTAAAAAACGTCAACCTTCCCGAAAAGTTTAAATGATACGAACATGCTTGTGACAACTTCAAAACACCGCCAACTAGATTTTTGCCATTCCAAATTCCTTACACTGAATAAaagttgtattgttttgttccACTCCTGTATAAGCCGAAGCCGGATTTATTCACATAGGACTATAAAGAGTAAATAACTCGGAAGTAAAAGTGAATAAAGCCTTTCATTCCTATTGATTACTGACTGGCTCTTAAGCACCGATAATTCTCTGCATGCGTTTAGTTTAtaagaccatggaggtaaaactgtttttacctccatgataaGACTTCGCTGGACTTCTCTATAACTCGTCTTTACAAGTCACAATACTATTTAGTGACGTTGCTGTCATGTAGGCTGGCTCATAGTCTGAAGTATTGTTACATTGTAATGACTAACAAGGTAGGggggtttgttttgtttgaataaagGACCCAGCGATACCCTTGAAGTATATTGAGATATCTGGACGATGCGAATCCGTGACGTCACAACCAAccatgttgtatgtatgtatgtatgtatgtacatatgatcttcccgcaagcaggaactcggcGAAAGAAGCCAtagaggcttgtagactcgcaagctgaccgaagccaatctctcggcacacatccatttaacgtccatgtcgggaagttgttattgaacaacacccttgccagacgacacacattgctgttggcggggaatcgaaccggggatctcatgactgggagacgccggcgttaaccactaggctatacactccgccgtGTTCGTACTGTTTACAAATGTTCGTACTGTTTACAAATTTTGGGAGGGCTTGTGGTAAGTTTCAAATTATTGGGTTATCTATTGtaaatatgaaaaacatttgAACTATTCTTTAAAATTGGCTGACCTGATTATTTCAACACAGAGACCATGTTGTCTGTTCCTCATATGCAACAATCAGCTCAGTTGGGAAATATAAGATAGTTTTGACCtcaaattacaatgtttacaaTGAATTACAAGACATTCAAGGACATTCAATTTTGAATACCATCAATAATATGAAGTTAACTAATAACCAAACTTAAGAAACTTGATGACCTGTTATCGCCACTGGGAATGCccaaatattattatgatcacaTGAG encodes:
- the LOC139964897 gene encoding glycoprotein 3-alpha-L-fucosyltransferase A-like, with translation MTSLQPSDKQDGRSTRRWKFILLVIALSILVYIEIVCFAENDEDSFNNVLLPIDYSSVVKDQREIPRRNSTRLLSDEALDQMSRSFKEPNYIDNGCVKRIQIMCKPSVLRLDRPSGKHFCPAENCSIIYIVSMSYITLKKMDAVLLYHKANWNWSQLQRSLRPPRQIWIYFGKEPPYKSSNWKPPDPTLLTFNWTMTYQRDSDIVFPYGKYLDSDPEIADNDIRNWAANKTRLIVWMSSNCKLTFWDRQSFVKKLKKLIAVDMYGACGTLTCPRGKGCDVLLSSYKFYLALENSQCKDYISEKFWSNAFSHQSVPIVYGTSIENYKSVAPPHSFIHLDEFSSMAALVKYIKYLDKNDTAYNEYFEWKKHGSIKTFRLREELGTYDWLMCDILYKLREFDRENPVESEWKPNMVDMKRWWKPSCAKQVFPFSHSPRSSL